A section of the bacterium genome encodes:
- a CDS encoding ComEC/Rec2 family competence protein yields MSLGVYGDDRPKFSPGDLLRGAFYLNGIGEADNPLVPDYGEYMRANGVAGWARDAGPVEIAETRDDLGTIFLRLREWLNDRALESLHPQAVGLARAILTGDRGELEPSDLDRFRETGIFHILAVSGLHVGIVGYLAFLLGGALPLKRRGRYVLALAVIIGFTLLTGARPPALRACLMSGLFLGGRILGRPAHLGTSVAAAGLFLLALNPLALWDISFQLSFVAVVGIAALTPTLAAWMTRKKVPLFIANGLGATLAAQLALYPLLALHFAQVPILSFLTNLVVVPLVGIALALGVPYLLLVAASSAVGFPMWAQFLGTPLSLVLRGMDWLVGKAAQVPLMTTDLRQPAVWLVLATLALFGAAWWLWRRGKWRWAPLVPAGLIIALWGWHLLRDDLPDRLRLTFFSVDRGDAVLVESPAGDRIVIDGGLDYAEPVAEYLRRRGFTGIGTVCLTHPDSDHCSGLTPVLQRFEVERVYRPPDHLTTETYLSYLLAERLSGTEVCFPACGTRIPTLDEKLELTVLSASDRPRPKGTATNDASLVILLRYGAFEALFTGDLEAPGERRLFARWEPEAVDLLKVAHHGSASGTSGTFVTAVAPGHGVVFPDRGRLSEKVSRRLAAAGCWLYDVGERGACVVETDGRTFTLGRFDGSFAPAVALAGE; encoded by the coding sequence TTGAGCCTGGGCGTGTACGGCGACGATAGGCCGAAATTCTCCCCGGGGGACCTCCTCCGGGGCGCGTTTTACCTGAACGGGATCGGGGAGGCGGACAACCCGCTCGTGCCCGACTACGGCGAGTACATGCGGGCGAACGGGGTGGCCGGTTGGGCGCGCGACGCGGGCCCGGTCGAAATCGCGGAAACCCGCGACGACCTCGGGACCATTTTCCTGCGGCTGCGGGAGTGGCTCAACGACCGCGCCCTGGAATCCCTCCATCCCCAGGCGGTGGGGCTGGCCCGGGCGATTCTCACCGGCGACCGGGGGGAGCTCGAGCCGAGCGACCTGGATCGCTTCCGCGAGACCGGCATCTTTCACATCCTGGCGGTCAGCGGCCTCCACGTGGGCATCGTGGGCTACCTGGCGTTCCTTCTGGGTGGGGCGCTCCCGCTGAAGCGGCGGGGGCGGTACGTCCTCGCCCTGGCGGTGATAATCGGCTTCACCCTGTTGACCGGGGCGCGGCCTCCGGCGCTGCGGGCCTGCCTCATGTCCGGCCTCTTCCTCGGCGGGCGGATTCTGGGCCGGCCGGCCCACCTGGGCACCTCGGTGGCCGCGGCGGGGCTTTTCCTCCTGGCGCTCAACCCGCTCGCCCTCTGGGACATCTCCTTCCAGCTCTCCTTCGTGGCGGTGGTGGGTATCGCGGCGCTGACCCCGACCCTGGCCGCCTGGATGACGCGAAAAAAAGTGCCGCTATTCATCGCCAACGGCCTGGGGGCCACCCTGGCCGCCCAGCTCGCCCTCTACCCGCTCCTGGCACTCCACTTCGCCCAGGTGCCCATCCTGTCCTTCTTGACGAACCTGGTCGTCGTCCCCCTGGTGGGCATCGCCCTGGCCCTGGGCGTGCCGTACCTGCTTTTAGTCGCGGCTTCCTCGGCGGTCGGTTTTCCGATGTGGGCGCAGTTCCTGGGAACGCCGCTCTCGCTGGTCCTGCGCGGGATGGACTGGCTCGTCGGCAAGGCCGCCCAAGTCCCCCTGATGACCACCGACCTGCGCCAGCCGGCGGTCTGGCTGGTGCTGGCGACCCTGGCGCTCTTCGGCGCCGCCTGGTGGCTCTGGCGGAGGGGGAAGTGGAGATGGGCTCCCCTCGTTCCCGCCGGGCTGATAATCGCGCTCTGGGGCTGGCACCTCTTGCGCGACGACCTGCCGGACCGCCTGCGGCTGACATTCTTCTCCGTGGATCGGGGCGACGCGGTTCTCGTAGAGAGCCCGGCGGGCGACCGGATAGTGATAGACGGCGGCCTGGACTATGCCGAGCCGGTGGCGGAGTACCTGCGCCGGCGCGGCTTTACCGGAATAGGGACCGTCTGCCTCACCCACCCCGACTCGGACCACTGCTCGGGCCTGACGCCCGTCCTCCAACGCTTCGAGGTGGAGCGGGTCTACCGCCCGCCGGACCACCTGACCACCGAGACGTACCTCTCCTACCTCCTCGCCGAACGGCTCTCCGGGACCGAGGTGTGCTTTCCCGCCTGCGGGACGCGCATCCCGACCCTGGATGAAAAACTGGAGCTCACCGTTCTGTCGGCGTCCGACCGGCCCCGACCCAAGGGGACGGCGACCAACGACGCCTCGCTGGTCATTTTGCTGCGTTACGGGGCGTTCGAGGCGCTCTTCACCGGGGACCTGGAGGCGCCCGGGGAGCGCAGGCTCTTCGCCCGCTGGGAGCCCGAGGCGGTGGACCTTTTGAAGGTCGCGCACCACGGCTCGGCCTCGGGGACGTCGGGGACGTTCGTGACGGCGGTCGCGCCGGGGCACGGGGTGGTGTTCCCGGACCGGGGGCGCCTGTCGGAGAAGGTGAGCCGGCGGCTGGCGGCGGCGGGCTGCTGGCTCTACGACGTCGGCGAGCGGGGGGCCTGCGTGGTGGAGACCGACGGGCGGACGTTCACCCTCGGGCGCTTCGACGGCTCCTTCGCGCCGGCGGTGGCCCTGGCGGGGGAATAA